Proteins encoded together in one Tripterygium wilfordii isolate XIE 37 chromosome 14, ASM1340144v1, whole genome shotgun sequence window:
- the LOC120015332 gene encoding calcium-dependent protein kinase 28, which translates to MGLCFSASKVSGSNSNTHAANHQHNRKKPVKSTVLTTVNDANKRQQQRQRLQPASQHGRNNNEAQKQPVRAKDKGNSRKQSGSLPCGKRTDFGYAKDFNKTYTIGKLLGHGQFGYTYVATDKANGDRVAVKKIEKMKMVLPIAVEDVKREVKILQALTGHENVVHFHNAFEDENYVYIVMELCEGGELLDRILAKKDSRYTEKDAAVVVRQMLKVAAECHLHGLVHRDMKPENFLFKSAKEDSPLKATDFGLSDFIKPGKKFNDIVGSAYYVAPEVLKRRSGPESDAWSIGVITYILLCGRRPFWDKTEDGIFKEVLRNKPDFRRKPWPSISNSAKDFVKKLLVKDPRARLTAAQALSHPWVREGGNASEIPIDISVLNNMRQFVKYSRLKQFALRALASTLDEEELADLKDQFDAMDEDKNGAISLEEMRQALAKDLPWRLKESRVAEILQAIDSNTDGFVDFSEFVAATLHVHQLEEHDSEKWQQLSQAAFEKFDLDKDGYITSEELRMHTGLRGSIDPLLEEADIDKDGKISLPEFRRLLRTASLGSRNVPSPSNHRNPKKL; encoded by the exons ATGGGTCTTTGTTTCTCTGCCAGCAAGGTTAGTGGCTCCAATAGCAACACCCACGCCGCGAACCACCAGCATAACCGCAAAAAACCCGTTAAATCGACTGTGTTAACGACGGTGAATGATGCAAATAAACGGCAACAACAGAGACAAAGACTACAACCAGCATCACAACATGGGAGGAACAATAATGAGGCCCAAAAACAGCCGGTAAGGGCAAAGGACAAGGGTAATTCGAGGAAACAGAGTGGGAGTCTTCCGTGCGGTAAGCGCACGGATTTTGGGTACGCGAAGGATTTCAATAAGACATACACGATCGGGAAGTTGTTGGGTCACGGCCAATTTGGGTATACCTATGTTGCCACTGATAAGGCTAATGGGGATCGTGTAGCCGTGAAGAAGATTGAGAAGATGAAG ATGGTTCTTCCTATTGCCGTTGAGGATGTCAAGCGAGAGGTCAAGATTTTGCAAGCTCTTACAGGCCATGAGAATGTGGTTCACTTCCACAATGCATTTGAGGATGAAAATTATGTGTATATTGTTATGGA GTTATGTGAAGGTGGCGAATTGCTTGATCGAATATTGGCCAA GAAGGACAGTCGTTATACTGAGAAAGATGCAGCTGTAGTTGTACGGCAGATGCTCAAAGTTGCAGCTGAGTGTCATTTACATGGATTGGTTCACCGTGACATGAAGCCAGAG aattttcttttcaagtcAGCCAAAGAGGATTCGCCTCTGAAGGCCACGGACTTCGGTTTATCTGACTTCATAAAACCAG GCAAGAAGTTTAATGATATTGTCGGCAGTGCTTACTATGTAGCTCCTGAAGTATTGAAGCGTAGGTCTGGACCTGAATCTGATGCCTGGAGTATTGGTGTTATTACCTACATTTTACTCTGTGGAAGACGCCCCTTTTGGGATAAGACTGAGGATGGTATATTCAAGGAG GTTTTGAGAAACAAGCCTGATTTTCGCCGCAAACCATGGCCAAGCATTAGCAACAGTGCAAAAGATTTTGTGAAGAAACTACTGGTGAAGGATCCTCGAGCAAGACTCACTGCGGCTCAGGCTCTAT CACACCCGTGGGTTAGAGAAGGAGGAAATGCTTCTGAGATCCCTATTGATATATCAGTTCTGAATAATATGCGGCAATTTGTAAAGTACAGTCGTTTGAAACAGTTTGCTCTAAGG GCATTAGCTAGCACACTTGATGAAGAGGAGTTAGCTGATCTCAAAGATCAATTTGATGCAATGGATGAAGATAAAAATGGTGCTATTAGTCTTGAAGAGATGAGACAG GCTCTAGCTAAAGATCTTCCCTGGAGATTGAAAGAATCACGTGTTGCAGAGATTCTTCAAGCG ATTGATAGCAATACAGATGGATTCGTAGATTTCTCTGAGTTTGTTGCAGCCACTCTACATGTGCATCAGTTGGAGGAACATGACTCTGAAAAGTGGCAACAGCTGTCTCAGGCtgcctttgagaaatttgactTGGATAAAGATGGTTACATAACTTCAGAGGAACTAAGAATG CACACGGGTTTGAGAGGCTCTATCGATCCGCTACTTGAGGAGGCTGACATCGACAAAGATGGAAAGATAAGCCTTCCTGAGTTTcgcagacttctaagaactgcAAGCCTTGGTTCACGAAATGTGCCTAGCCCATCTAACCATCGGAACCCTAAGAAGCTGTAA
- the LOC120015517 gene encoding naringenin,2-oxoglutarate 3-dioxygenase, whose translation MAPSTLTALAEEKTLNPSFIRDEDERPKVAYNVFSNEIPVISLAGIDELDGRRSEICNKIVEACEDWGIFQVVDHGVDAGLISDMTRLAKEFFALPPEEKLRFDMSGGKKGGFIVSSHLQGEAVQDWREIVTYFSYPIRTRDYSRWPDKPESWRAVTEKYSETLMGLACKLLEVLSEAMGLEKEALTKACVDMDQKVVVNYYPKCPQPDLTLGLKRHTDPGTITLLLQDQVGGLQATRDNGKTWITVQPIEGAFVVNLGDHGHFLSNGRFKNADHQAVVNSNYSRLSIATFQNPAPEATVYPLKVREGEKPILEAPIPFSEMYRRKMGKDLELARLKKLAKEQQLQDLEKAKLESKPIEEIFA comes from the exons ATGGCTCCATCAACACTGACCGCCTTGGCGGAGGAGAAGACTCTGAATCCGAGCTTCATCCGGGACGAGGACGAGCGTCCTAAGGTTGCCTACAATGTTTTTAGCAACGAAATTCCGGTGATATCTTTGGCTGGAATCGACGAATTGGATGGAAGGAGATCCGAAATCTGTAACAAAATTGTGGAGGCTTGTGAAGATTGGGGGATTTTTCAGGTCGTCGATCATGGGGTCGATGCCGGATTAATCTCCGATATGACACGGTTGGCGAAGGAATTCTTCGCTTTGCCGCCGGAGGAGAAGCTCCGTTTCGATATGTCCGGCGGAAAGAAGGGTGGATTCATTGTCTCCAGTCATCTTCAG GGAGAGGCAGTGCAAGACTGGCGGGAGATAGTTACCTACTTCTCTTACCCGATCCGTACCCGAGACTACTCCAGGTGGCCCGACAAGCCGGAGTCATGGCGGGCGGTGACGGAGAAGTACAGTGAGACTTTAATGGGCCTGGCCTGCAAGCTCCTTGAGGTGCTGTCAGAGGCAATGGGCTTGGAGAAGGAGGCACTGACTAAGGCCTGTGTGGATATGGACCAGAAAGTTGTGGTGAATTACTACCCAAAATGCCCACAACCCGACCTCACTCTCGGACTCAAGCGTCATACGGATCCGGGAACCATAACACTCCTGCTCCAGGACCAGGTTGGTGGGCTCCAGGCCACCAGAGACAATGGCAAGACATGGATCACAGTCCAGCCCATTGAAGGTGCCTTTGTGGTTAACCTTGGTGACCATGGTCAT TTCCTGAGCAATGGGAGGTTCAAGAATGCAGACCACCAAGCAGTGGTGAACTCAAATTACAGCCGGTTGTCGATAGCGACATTCCAGAATCCGGCACCGGAGGCCACCGTTTACCCACTGAAGGTAAGGGAGGGAGAGAAACCAATACTGGAGGCACCAATCCCATTTTCAGAGATGTACAGGAGGAAAATGGGTAAGGACCTTGAGCTTGCCAGGCTAAAGAAGTTGGCCAAGGAACAGCAATTGCAGGACTTGGAGAAGGCCAAGTTGGAGTCAAAGCCCATTGAAGAAATCTTTGCTTAA
- the LOC120015774 gene encoding uncharacterized protein LOC120015774, which translates to METPLSTRRMTRSQARAQALAPLNSSTKNISNNSENNDSNIPFSRKLESESESAFSKSRTRSSKQPQQQQDRSALFDITNDSPIIGLAMESLETPSSAIAKQKSNRARAALTPGSGEALLRGQVKTLLQRVEEEADLPKLSMESRPFLHLKGLVSSPMGLLAPTPANTPQISNLSESGDEVNSNGMASITPSLPVIEEQLKICQLVAHIFNGSKPESLESQKSLNRSLLLDFSEKSEITDSSDSFSSVVTDQGGLGGGSVCKDKSSFIDDDNASVWSIQANASSTRDEEEEEVIEQEDDDEFYYHDDNEEEGEVEEEGEDGGLLDELCEGISKISVNDKALPKFSGKHTRFVYNSDDDEIVDLVGLSPSVLRLKGLPTPKGKHLRFPMEGDDN; encoded by the exons ATGGAGACTCCATTGTCAACAAGAAGAATGACCAGGTCACAAGCAAGGGCACAGGCTCTGGCCCCCCTTAACAGCAGCACCAAGAACATCAGCAACAACAGCGAGAATAACGACAGTAACATTCCTTTCTCAA GGAAGTTGGAATCCGAATCTGAGAGTGCCTTTtcaaaatcaagaacaagaagttCGAAACAACCACAGCAACAGCAAGATCGGTCTGCGCTATTCGACATAACCAACGACTCGCCGATCATTGGGCTTGCAATGGAGAGTTTGGAAACCCCATCTTCTGCCATTGCGAAGCAGAAGAGCAACAGAGCCAGAGCTGCTCTGACCCCTGGATCTGGAGAGGCCCTGCTTAGGGGTCAGGTTAAGACTCTGTTGCAGAGAGTGGAAGAAGAGGCTGACCTACCGAAGCTCTCCATGGAGAGCCGTCCTTTTCTTCATCTCAAAGGCCTTGTGAGCTCTCCAATGGGTCTTCTTGCGCCAACTCCAGCGAATACTCCACAGATCTCAAATCTATCTGAATCTGGAGATGAAGTCAACAGCAATGGAATGGCCTCCATCACACCCTCCTTACCAGTTATTGAAGAACAACTGAAGATCTGTCAG TTGGTCGCTCATATTTTTAATGGATCCAAGCCAGAAAGTCTTGAATCTCAAAAGAGTCTAAACAGGTCGCTACTGTTGGATTTCTCAGAGAAATCTGAAATCACAGACTCATCAGACTCTTTTTCCTCTGTGGTAACTGACCAAGGAGGACTAGGAGGAGGAAGTGTTTGCAAAGACAAGTCATCATTCATCGATGATGACAATGCCTCTGTATGGTCTATTCAGGCCAATGCAAGTAGCACTCGCgacgaagaagaggaagaagtgaTTGaacaagaagatgatgatgaattctACTATCATGACGACAATGAAGAAGAGGGGGAagtggaagaagaaggagaagatggAGGGTTGCTTGATGAACTGTGTGAAGGCATAAGCAAGATAAGTGTGAATGACAAGGCATTGCCGAAGTTCAGTGGAAAGCACACTAGGTTTGTGTACAacagtgatgatgatgagattgTTGACTTAGTTGGTCTCTCCCCCAGTGTGCTTCGATTGAAGGGATTGCCAACACCTAAAGGAAAGCACTTGCGATTTCCTATGGAGGGAGATGATAACTGA